The following are encoded in a window of Francisella tularensis subsp. tularensis genomic DNA:
- a CDS encoding circularly permuted type 2 ATP-grasp protein: MSHNSVFNGYAPYVNVYDEIFTADGKVRDNVRQAIRAIDELNLETLHEKQKFVDASFLKSGITFTVYSDSQGTEKIFPFDLIPRIISEDEWRELERGLKQRLKALNAFLNDIYTEQKILEDGIIPRELVESSEEYLPQMRWIKPPHGVYCHIAGLDLIKDESGFMVLEDNVRTPSGVSYVLENRNSLIKAIPEAFANTNIKKVVDYPTELRKALSSISPTVDGKKGLSVVLTPGQYNSAYFEHSYLARKMGCELVQGSDLFVHNNYVYLKTTKGPKLVTVVYRRIDDKFLDPEFLNPESMLGVPGIIEAYKAGNVVLANAVGNGIADDYPRTVAFCLNDCLAILKKISYHSTGIGMESRAKVEQLIKYLQDNSTETLLENNHQVITYIIVSLAELTTLISKEFFISDVNFYIAMLEKHN, encoded by the coding sequence ATGTCGCATAATAGTGTTTTTAATGGCTATGCTCCTTATGTAAATGTTTATGATGAAATCTTCACAGCTGATGGCAAAGTACGAGACAATGTCCGCCAAGCTATCAGAGCTATAGATGAATTAAATTTAGAAACATTACATGAGAAACAGAAGTTTGTAGATGCCTCATTTCTAAAAAGTGGTATTACATTTACAGTTTATAGTGATAGCCAAGGTACGGAGAAAATATTTCCTTTTGATCTGATTCCAAGGATTATCTCAGAAGATGAGTGGCGTGAATTAGAAAGAGGTTTGAAACAGCGTTTAAAAGCCTTAAATGCATTCTTAAATGATATTTATACTGAGCAAAAAATACTAGAAGATGGCATAATTCCTAGAGAGCTTGTAGAATCATCAGAAGAGTACTTACCACAAATGAGATGGATAAAGCCACCTCATGGTGTATATTGCCATATTGCTGGATTAGATCTTATCAAAGATGAAAGTGGCTTTATGGTCTTAGAAGATAATGTCAGGACTCCTTCTGGAGTTTCGTATGTATTAGAGAATCGTAACTCTTTGATAAAAGCTATTCCAGAAGCGTTTGCTAATACAAATATCAAAAAAGTAGTAGATTATCCTACTGAATTAAGAAAAGCTTTATCGAGTATTTCTCCAACAGTTGATGGTAAAAAAGGCTTAAGTGTAGTCTTAACACCAGGTCAGTATAATTCAGCGTATTTTGAGCATAGTTATTTAGCGCGTAAGATGGGCTGTGAGTTAGTCCAAGGTTCAGATTTATTTGTACATAACAATTATGTTTATCTAAAAACTACAAAGGGGCCTAAACTTGTTACTGTAGTTTATCGAAGAATAGATGATAAATTTTTAGATCCAGAATTTTTAAATCCAGAAAGTATGCTTGGTGTTCCAGGTATTATTGAAGCTTACAAAGCAGGTAATGTAGTTTTAGCAAATGCTGTAGGCAACGGTATCGCAGATGATTATCCTAGAACAGTAGCGTTTTGCTTAAATGATTGTCTAGCTATATTAAAGAAAATATCATATCATTCAACAGGTATTGGGATGGAGTCTAGAGCTAAGGTAGAGCAACTTATAAAATACTTGCAAGATAATTCTACAGAAACATTGTTAGAAAACAATCATCAAGTTATAACTTATATAATAGTTTCATTGGCTGAGCTTACGACACTTATTTCAAAAGAGTTTTTTATTTCTGATGTTAATTTCTATATAGCAATGTTAGAAAAACATAATTAA
- a CDS encoding class II glutamine amidotransferase, with product MFSNILAISSDCPISPKVDLINDNVSSDTIRDFMWGIGWYHSDHNEATILKESHVESVDVLRSLFKDNSNFISNSFIGHIYSHSLFDKTNLNLQPFVKPYAGKEWTLVHNGDLNYGYENILKLTVTDYEPVGKTDSEYILCWFLSQLRKKQIRDLNDDNLFIIHELLKKINEVGQANLIISNGDVTIVYQDINDFNPIYYSRFFPPINFCNLVIGDIKVTTGLNEDNLRTYMIFSNIRGSGNSWRRLEAGKMVVASHGRVIWNSDKKSSNYGGHKFQEKPVAAPVIKMGVEFLERVLYIVHETKYTYQNTVNLSKHIIKMKPVIDAKQKLFSHSLDISVACDKEEYVDVFGNDVMFLKTREPYTEFTVKMETKVAVSTNHYIRKKSINNRATMPIAWMPWQRQMMAPYLLSVELPQTQLEELMDYAVSFVKRNDSNVMAILDDINKTIFYEYKYVSGSTNLTTTAYDVYVTRQGVCQDFSNLFICLARLLGIPARYRSGYIFNGGNYSNTAMSDATHAWVEVYIPWIGWVGYDPTNGCEVNSDHVRIACGRHYIDATPTAGTIYRGGGSETLSIDVKVFDITE from the coding sequence ATGTTCAGTAACATCTTAGCGATATCTTCAGATTGTCCAATCTCTCCTAAAGTTGATTTAATTAATGATAATGTTTCTTCAGATACTATTAGAGACTTTATGTGGGGAATTGGTTGGTATCATTCAGATCATAATGAAGCAACTATCTTAAAAGAAAGTCATGTTGAGAGTGTCGATGTTTTAAGATCTCTGTTCAAAGATAATTCAAATTTTATCTCAAATAGTTTCATAGGTCATATTTATAGTCATAGTTTATTTGATAAAACAAATCTAAACTTACAACCATTTGTAAAACCTTATGCTGGTAAAGAGTGGACTTTGGTCCATAATGGTGATTTAAATTATGGTTATGAAAATATCTTAAAACTTACTGTCACTGATTATGAACCAGTTGGTAAAACTGACTCAGAGTACATTTTGTGTTGGTTTTTATCACAACTAAGAAAAAAACAAATACGTGACTTAAATGATGATAATTTGTTTATTATTCATGAATTACTAAAAAAAATTAATGAAGTAGGCCAAGCAAATTTAATTATCTCAAATGGTGATGTCACCATAGTCTACCAAGATATTAATGATTTTAATCCTATTTACTATTCAAGATTTTTTCCACCAATCAATTTTTGTAATTTGGTTATTGGCGATATTAAAGTCACTACGGGTTTAAATGAGGATAACCTTAGAACATATATGATATTCTCTAATATAAGAGGTAGTGGTAATTCTTGGCGTCGTCTAGAAGCTGGAAAAATGGTTGTAGCCTCTCATGGTCGAGTCATATGGAACAGTGATAAGAAAAGTAGTAATTATGGTGGACATAAATTTCAAGAAAAACCCGTTGCAGCGCCAGTTATTAAAATGGGTGTTGAGTTTTTAGAACGTGTTTTATATATTGTCCATGAGACTAAATACACATATCAAAATACGGTAAATCTTAGTAAACATATTATCAAGATGAAGCCTGTTATTGATGCTAAGCAAAAATTATTTAGTCATAGTTTAGATATTTCTGTAGCATGTGACAAAGAAGAATATGTCGATGTATTTGGTAATGATGTAATGTTTTTAAAAACTAGAGAGCCATATACAGAATTTACGGTAAAAATGGAAACAAAAGTTGCTGTTAGTACAAACCATTATATTCGTAAAAAGTCGATAAATAATCGTGCGACAATGCCAATTGCATGGATGCCATGGCAAAGACAGATGATGGCACCATACTTACTATCAGTTGAGTTACCACAAACACAACTTGAAGAGCTGATGGATTATGCTGTTTCATTTGTTAAAAGAAATGATAGTAATGTTATGGCTATCCTTGATGATATTAACAAGACGATATTTTATGAATATAAATATGTTTCTGGTTCAACAAATCTTACAACTACAGCGTATGATGTGTATGTTACAAGACAGGGCGTTTGTCAGGATTTTTCAAACCTATTTATTTGTCTAGCGCGACTTTTAGGTATTCCGGCACGTTATCGTTCTGGTTATATATTTAATGGAGGTAATTATAGTAATACTGCTATGAGTGATGCTACACATGCTTGGGTTGAAGTTTATATTCCTTGGATTGGTTGGGTAGGTTATGATCCGACTAATGGTTGCGAGGTTAATAGTGATCATGTGCGTATTGCTTGTGGGCGTCATTATATCGATGCAACGCCTACAGCCGGAACTATATACCGTGGAGGTGGTAGCGAGACTTTATCTATAGATGTTAAAGTTTTTGATATAACTGAATAA
- a CDS encoding M20 metallopeptidase family protein: MISICANTIKELQRIRQHIHQYPELGFDVYNTADFIANELEKIGLEIKRGIGKTGLIADLKVTAAKKTIALRADMDALPIHEQNNCEYKSKIAGKAHMCGHDAHCAMVIVAAQQFAANKDKLNVNIRFIFQPYEEVLPGDAPAMIADGAIDGVDEIYGIHVLPTINEGTMQISTPVALAGVDLFEITFYGRGGHASTPMKANDPIIMACQFVNQVQTIVSRNANSFDPLVISVTAIEAGSAFNVIPDQAKLKGAIRYLSSSGEDIAKKRLHEIANGIATTYQGEVEINYFHGYPETRNDSNSSARAINSAKKALGDNNVIESKYPWMASEDFSYFAKKVPACYAFLGVKNEAKGFTSMVHEPNFDLSNEAMLNGVKYYVSLISSFE; the protein is encoded by the coding sequence ATGATTAGTATATGTGCAAACACAATAAAAGAACTACAAAGGATTCGCCAACACATACACCAATACCCAGAACTTGGTTTTGATGTATATAATACTGCTGACTTTATCGCTAATGAGTTAGAAAAAATAGGGCTAGAAATTAAAAGAGGAATCGGTAAGACAGGTTTAATAGCTGATTTAAAAGTTACAGCTGCCAAAAAAACTATTGCTCTACGAGCAGATATGGATGCGCTACCAATTCACGAGCAAAATAATTGTGAATATAAATCTAAAATCGCTGGCAAAGCACATATGTGTGGTCATGATGCTCACTGTGCTATGGTTATAGTAGCAGCACAGCAATTTGCTGCAAATAAAGACAAACTAAATGTAAATATTAGATTTATATTTCAACCATATGAAGAAGTTCTGCCAGGAGATGCTCCAGCAATGATTGCAGATGGAGCCATAGATGGAGTTGATGAAATATATGGTATCCATGTATTACCAACAATTAATGAAGGTACAATGCAAATATCTACACCTGTTGCTTTAGCTGGTGTTGATTTATTTGAAATAACTTTCTATGGTAGAGGCGGACATGCGAGCACACCAATGAAAGCTAATGATCCAATTATTATGGCTTGTCAATTTGTTAACCAAGTACAAACAATTGTTTCTAGAAATGCAAATAGCTTTGACCCTTTAGTTATATCTGTAACAGCGATAGAAGCAGGTTCAGCATTTAATGTAATTCCAGATCAAGCCAAACTAAAAGGTGCAATTCGCTACCTAAGCTCTTCTGGGGAAGATATTGCTAAAAAACGCCTACATGAAATAGCAAATGGTATAGCTACAACCTACCAAGGAGAAGTAGAGATTAACTATTTCCATGGCTATCCAGAGACTAGAAATGATTCTAATTCTAGTGCTAGAGCAATCAATAGTGCGAAAAAAGCCCTAGGTGATAACAATGTTATTGAATCTAAATATCCATGGATGGCATCAGAAGATTTCTCATATTTTGCTAAAAAGGTTCCGGCTTGCTATGCATTTTTAGGAGTTAAAAATGAAGCTAAAGGCTTTACATCTATGGTACATGAACCAAATTTTGATTTAAGTAATGAAGCTATGCTAAATGGTGTTAAGTATTATGTTAGTCTTATCTCATCTTTTGAATAA